Within the Arachis duranensis cultivar V14167 chromosome 10, aradu.V14167.gnm2.J7QH, whole genome shotgun sequence genome, the region AATTTATAATCAATATCATTCAATTAGAAGAAGCCTAATAATAAGTGCCAAATCAATGAAAGGAACTTACAGGAACACCTGCAGCCTCACCCATTAGGCGCATATGATATCTAATCCCAAGCATAGCTTCTTTTGCACCTAGCAATGCTTTAATAACTGCTTCCTTGTTGGGTTCAGAAGCTTGCTCTATCCACTGTGAGAATTGTATTTTCAACATCAACAcaagaagaaaagcaagaaCATGAGAGCCTGAAGTGTAGTCTCAAGAACATGATATCACATATGTGCATTAGAAATTCAGTCACACCACTTGAAACTGAAAACCAGACAAATAGTAAAGTAGGATATATAATCTCTTTCAAACCCATCAAAAGTCAACTTAATTCTATAAGTCTAATAGTAAAGATGTCCTATCTcattaaaataactaataaacaGGAAAGTAGAAATTTAATCTAATGCAAGGTATACCATAAGGCCAAAATGTTCTAGTTATTTAACAGTGAGCATTATCAATCAGTTTACTCTACATCCACAGGagtaaaaattctaattttgatgTTACTTCCATTAATTAAACAACCACAAATGATTTGAAAGAAATATCTTTTCTGATCTGAGCTTGCTGCAGCTATCAATCATAGATTTATATGCATCCCATTGTTCCTTTGCTAAAGTCTATCACAGCTATTAATCACATATCTCCAATTTTAGAATTCAGATTCAGAATATAAAATTGCAGAATTGAAGTCTACAACAGCAAAAGATTCAGAATCAGCAAGGAATCTAAAACTTACAGAAGAAGTTCACATCAAAGGAGAAGGAGACTcatcagatttcaattttacaTTTTAACCTCAACAACAAACAAAATCAACAGAGCTGGCAGATCGAGCAATAATTCAGCATTCATTTTTGTCTAtttatgcagaaaataaagaagaagcaacagacctggctgaagaagaagaagaagaagaagaagaagaagaagaagaagaataataataataataataataataataatcccaCCTAGTTATGCAGGCAAAAATACAAACAGATAGAGGACATCTATTATATTAGCCAGACATTTCTACCATTATTTACAGGAACTCATACCCTTGATTCTATAGAGatctaacaaaaagaaaattgcaCAATTGCCGCAAATTCACTATAAACTGAATTCAAATGGTTCCAGAGCAAATTATAATCAGCTTTCAATTCTAATTGTTCCATTACCACTACTAAGAAAAAGGTTGCAAATTTCACATTCTCCAATTAGAAaaaccaaaacccagattccaaaatgtgatttttatgtaTGTGTGCAACAAGAACCAAATAGAAAGCTAACCAGGTATCAGAAATGGCGGCAAACTTGGCGAGCTCGTTGTCCTTCAAGAAAGATGGACCTGAATGAGGATCTTTATCATTAGCTTTGGAACTCTGAGAGGGAGAAGGTGATGGAGCATGGGAGAAGCATCTAGTGTTGGTGAGATGCAGAGTGGAATTAGCAAGGATTACACAGACTAGAAAGGGTTACACAAACTTTTGGAATGCGAaaaagccaaaaaaaaaaatgaagccaATTCTTGAAGCTACATTCTTTAGCCTACACGAATaagcaaataatattttaaagttttggctaaaaattaaagaatgctaaaaatgagataaattttggctaatttttaatataaataaaatcaaaacaaatcgGATATTCCAACTGCTTAAGGAGCACTGCAGCTTCAGCTCTCTTTTGTATTGAttcagaatttgaaaatagctTTCCATGGTTAGAGGGGGAAAAAGTCAAATTGTAGCATCAGTTATCCTTTCCAGTAAAACATTAGAGATTTTAAGTTAACTGTAATCTATATACTTTTAAGTCTTAGCCATGTTTAGAAGGATAGCTAATGTCAGCTAATCCTATTGAATATTATTAGTTAGTAAAATGGTAGTTGGTCACTAAGTACGTTCAGCCAATCCTCACTCGACAGCTCGAAACATATAGCAATTCAACAAGGGCATTATATATGCCAATGTATAAGTTGATAAGGGAGGCAGAGAAACACAAATCAACACTTAAATAAAGCAAATTATAGAGGTATAAAAGATTAAACTAAGTCACAAGAGTAACAAAATAGATAAATGCATCTAAGCTGGCCCCAGGCTTGTTTTGCTTGATTGGCCCAAGTCCAAAGGCTTGGCAAAGGTGAAGGAACAAAACCTGCAAGTTTTTAACTATTGTATCCATTGCTTCCTCAGAGGCTAGCTTGCAATCCTGGAAAGATGAATCTCCATATGCCTAAGACAGAGAAGAACAAACTAAGATATTTCATCAACTATCATAAGCATGTTCCTGGTAAGGAAAAAAACTACTTAAGTATAcgcttaaataattaaaattagttaccaCAGTGTAAAATATCAAACATTTTAAGAGGGGAAAAAAGGAGACAACAATGACCAAGAAAATATAGTCTGTGAACCCATACAAGCATTTATTGAAGATGACCATGGTAAAAATGTCTTACTTGTAGACAGGacctaaattttattgaagATGACCATAGTAAGCATTCATACAAGCACTAATTCAATCAACAGAGTAGCAAACACCTAAATTTTAAATAGAGAAACTATTCCAGTTTTTTAAATACTTTCTCACCTCTCCCTGGAATTAAGTTCATCACCTAAACATAATCTcaagataaaatagaaaatcCATAGCACCAAAATGACAGCCAACAAATAACAGCAACTAATTGTTTCACAACATCTGTGAAACCAAGCAAAATGCAAGGAAAATTCTAAAGCCTCAACTATAGACTATAACCTTTATATGACATACTCGCTCTCTATTAGTCACAAATGTTCCACCTTTCTCAGGATTTTGTGCTGTCTCCTGCACTCCATTCAAGAGAGAACCTATAAAGAGTGATATCTAGTTTTATTTAAACTCCTTATATATCCAAAGCATCCTAATTATACTCAACATAATAAGagtcataaacaaataaactcTAAAAAGGGAAAAATGATGGAAAAAAAGTTGTTCTCACCGTTGTGCTAGAGCTTTCAAATCTTCATGCAGTATCAATATATAGATGCcttgattgtgtacaataatGAAGAGCAGAAGCAGCATAAACACAGATAATAATGATATACCTTGAAGGCGAAACAGTGGAAGGTTCACAACAGAATCACCATCCAAGAAAGCTGTTCTGTAGCGAGTGTCTTCAATTTCTGTGGCATGCAAGTATTATTAATTAGGTTAAACAGAAATGCATTTCTCTTCATAAAAAACTAACGTATATAAAAAAACAATCTCACTGCAAGGGAGGCAGCACAACTTCTTGTAATACTTGAGTATAATTAACTAGCATGCATACCTGAGTATGAAAGCAACTCTCAACTTGAGGGGAACTGTATCTCCGAAAAAGTCAGCTTCTTCAGCCATCTTCAATAAAGCTATCCTTACAATGTCCCCCAAATACATACCAGAAATCAACTTCTCAAATATCTGTGAACAATAGTGGAAGAATATTACAGAATTACACATTCTGGTTAAAGCTTTAAACCAATGACTATAACGTGATGATCTTGACCTGCTCTCCAGGGTTTAAGCTCTCAGCATCTACAGCTACGTCATATTCTGTTAGAGGAAGATGTGAGGATCGGAAATTACCCCACTCCATGTTTATAACCTGCAGTATTTACATGTAATCAGAGCATGCTTTATACCAGCAAATGGTGACGCTAGCTCTAGTATGATAGTAAAGTAAAGATATTTCTAACATGCAAGACAATGACAATCATAAATAGTATAACCTACTTACCATGTCTCCTGATTTTGGGAGAGGGCCATGCCATTTTGGAATAGCATTTGCACGTTCCACATATGCTGCATTTGTCCCTGTACCAAGGATCACAGCAGCAATGACATCCTGATTGTAGAATCTGCCTCCAGCTAGTGTTCCAATGGTATCATTAACCTAATGCAAAATCACCGAGTTAGTCTGGTGTACAGCCTTATTAGTCCAAACTTTCTATCAAACACAAACTTGAAACCATCATTCTCAAGtccatatattaaaaattattacttaATCCTGAAGAGAGGTTAGTGGTACTGACTAGAGCTAAAACTCGCATATCCAAGCCAATTTTTTGCATCGACTTGGTTAGTTCTCCCACGACATCTTCTCCAACCTACAAATCAGAACATAAAGGAAAAAACTATCCGGTTACATGCTAATGAGAGAACAGCTGACTAAAAGAGAAATTGGTATTAAAGAAGTCTATTAGTATTCTAAGGATCATAGGGTTCACCATAAAAGAAGTCTGGAACAACCACATAGTAACTAGAAGCTGCAATCTTGTCTGCAAACTTCCTAAACAACAAAAGATGAACAATGTTATTTAGGACAGGAACACATTGAGATGGAAACAAAGATAATTGACAATAAGAGCAGATTGAATCAGATTAGCCTCCTGCTTCTATTGGTAGTAAAATTTATCAAAACCTTCAGAAATTTTAAGTGAAAGATAGCGAGGCTTTAATCTTAGCAAGTATCCTCAAATAAGAAAAGCTTATACTTTCCcttcttgtcaatttttattAAGTCAACTGTCAAACAAGAACACATTCAAATAATTAGGATaaagcaacaaaatttggtttaaTGAGGAGAAATAAGCTACAAGACATGTCCTGAATATTAACTCACCTCCAAATCAACATATGAGGGATTTCTTcctattgatttaaaaaatttgtcaaGACCACTTGCATTTAGAGCTGCAATTTAAAGAATCAGACTTTATATATCAGTGTAACTATAGCAATGCATAATGGATCTAACAAAGGACCTATTAACTTCTGTCTTATGTCAAATTAGACAGGAGAAAGATAGCACTAGGGTTTAAAAGAAGTTACCAGGGTCACACAAGGGAAGCTGGTCTTTGCCAGAGAAGAAGTTACCAACGGAGTCAACTATCATTCCGAGCTTCGCTTCAAGCTTCGCCATTCAACAACAACCACCGAGTTTTCACCGAGTTGGGCTGAGGTTTTCACGAATCGCTGCAGACATGACCGACAAAAAAATCTCTTTCTTCGCTGATagtaaaataattgataaaccTACACCAAGCTCAATcagcatcaacaacaacaagaagataGAAATTGCGAAGAAAAATTGATAAACCTAAAATTGGCACAGAAAAATTGAGCTCTAAGcactaaaatcacaaaatcagatTATACTTGAAATTCACTAAGGGAGCAAACGCAACAAGAGCGGCAGCGGAGAGAGCTCTGTGACAACGGCGATGAAGGGAGCACGACGCAACGAGAGCGGCGGAGGGAGCTCTGCAACGATGGCGACCAAGGGAGGAGACGACACGAGAGCGACAGCGGAAGGAGCTCGTGCGACGCAAGGGATGACAGAGAGATAGTGCGATGCGAACGGCGGCAATGGCGAAAGAAGCTCGTGCGACCAGAGAAGAAGCAGCTCGTGAGGAAGAAGCTCGTGTGTGAAGTGTGAATGAATGTGTGTGAATTGTGAATGAAGCTCGAGACATTAGGTTAAGTTAGTtttaaatcaatatttttttacgaaaaattttaaattacagacgaaaaatctgtttgtaataatttaataaatccgtctgtaatagatttgcattttattaaattattacagacggatttttcgtctgtaaccATTTCTCTCGGAAAAAAATTTTTCGACGGAATTATCGACAAATTctcttttccgtctgtaatttatactaatctatttttttttcgacAAAAAAATCCCTCTAAAATTTTTTCTGTATTTCTGTGGGATAAAATTTGTCGGAAATATCTGTCTATAATAACTAGTTTTTTAGTAGTGAATTTCTTTTCAATATTTGTTCTCTACTCTACTGCGGTAGAGATCCCTTTAATTAATACTTTCTTTTCTATCTGCTCTACTGTGGTAGACATTTATTAAAATCTTTTCAGTCACTGCTCTCTGCTCTTTTGTGGCAGAGATCCTTTTACTTAATAtatccttcttttttttctttttcttttctttactttctNNNNNNNNNNNNNNNNNNNNNNNNNNNNNNNNNNNNNNNNNNNNNNNNNNNNNNNNNNNNNNNNNNNNNNNNNNNNNNNNNNNNNNNNNNNNNNNNNNNNNNNNNNNNNNNNNNNNNNNNNNNNNNNNNNNNNNNNNNNNNNNNNNNNNNNNNNNNNNNNNNNNNNNNNNNNNNNNNNNNNNNNNNNNNNNNNNNNNNNNNNNNNNNNNNNNNNNNNNNNNNNNNNNNNNNNNNNNNNNNNNNNNNNNNNNNNNNNNNNNNNNNNNNNNNNNNNNNNNNNNNNNNNNNNNNNNNNNNNNNNNNNNNNNNNNNNNNNNNNNNNNNNNNNNNNNNNNNNNNNNNNNNNNNNNNNNNNNNNNNNNNNNNNNNNNNNNNNNNNNNNNNNNNNNNNNNNNNNNNNNNNNNNNNNNNNNNNNNNNNNNNNNNNNNNNNNNNNNNNNNNNNNNNNNNNNNNNNNNNNNNNNNNNNNNNNNNNNNNNNNNNNNNNNNNNNNNNNNNNNNNNNNNNNNNNNNNNNNNNNNNNNNNNNNNNNNNNNNNNNNNNNNNNNNNNNNNNNNNNNNNNNNNNNNNNNNNNNNNNNNNNNNNNNNNNNNNNNNNNNNNNNNNNNNNNNNNNNNNNNNNNNNNNNNNNNNNNNNNNNNNNNNNNNNNNNNNNNNNNNNNNNNNNNNNNNNNNNNNNNNNNNNNNNNNNNNNNNNNAAAAAAAAAACGCATACAATTATAGaagaattaaatctttttctctttatttatttttaactatcgttttagattttaattttttttaaaatcagtgatagtgaaattttattgatactagataaaattataaaaaaatctacGAAGCAGTATAAATTGTTGCTCTTTCAATTAAATCATACcacatacaaaaataaattaaattaaataaattgaatttgcatttctatataaatcgaattgaataaaTTCGATTTAGACAAATACGTAGTAAATTGAATTCATAAGATTCGAATTATATGCAACTTCtgaataattataatgatatgggtattttatataaaaattaatacaaaaataatttaaattatgtacaatatttttttgtatttatgagctattaaaaatgaatgaaaaaaattgtatgaaatttgaattttttgtatgggtttttatataaaatattaatattattataattatttattttgaaacaaaGTACAACTAAGATTttactaataattttaaataaaatatttttataaaattttaaaattttttattatgagcactttttgtaattattataaataattttataaaatttaaaaatgacttAAAAGATGTTATGAATAAATCGTCTGACAAAAAAATTGATTACAAAATCAGTCGAATATGTGATTAATCGGTAAACCGTTAGAATTGATTggtttttttaaagaattttcagTTTTTTAATAACTCCTCCAAACGGTGccgttttgacttaaaaaaaacCTAAATCTCCAATGGCTTAAGCCCATAACCCAGTCTCACTCTCACACTCCTctcctctctgaaattgacgtgaaattttgaaattgaaaaaagatCCCTAACTCCCCAAATTGCGAGCTCGCAGCCACCGCAGCGTCAgactgagagagagagagcgtgCTGAGATAGAAGAAGAAACTATTATAGTTAAAGCAATAGCAGAGGCTGAAGGCCAAGTCAAGCGCATGAAACAATTGACTGAGGATCATAAAAGAAGAATGCTTATAGAACGGATGCAGGGTGAAAGAGATAAATGGCTTGCTACGATCAACACATCCTttggtaaataataataataataataataataataataataataagattatTGAGAGTGCTTAAAGAGAATACTTATCATTGGCATTTAGACTCATCACATAATTTTTagagaaaatgataaataaattcttgactttttaatttaaaataaataaaatttattaattaaaaatacaaaaataattttcatattttaaaatatgagaTATATAAATCTTTTTgttcaaaatatataaagataaatagtatttataatttaagtacaaaatgacttttactttttaaactaaattttggatgaattagactcacttgattaaagaaaaattataataaaaaatattttaaaaaatcattttaacaaaaggactaaaataaaaaaaaataatacgatACTAGAAATAAAACTAAGACTTAATTTAAATAGTAGGAACTAAAACAATATTTTATCCatctttaaatttaaactttcatatatatatatacgcaCAGGCacacatgaaaataaaaatcattacaacaatatagattattttttagggttataatgtttaaaagaaaattaaaatttgtcaaaaaaacaaattttgacactattttaactatgaaaatatgttaataaaaattttgtcaaaaatagtatttttaacatataagcgattgtgaaaaaaatttaaatcttattttaataaatattggctgtcaaaaataatttattagaaattttgagaacatattttctgtgatacttattaattgtcaaaaatactatttattttgacacttattgactataaaatatttttaacaaaaaattttaacaaagaatgagatgtgatcttgaaactaaagaataaattgagattttgaagataaagaatgagtagtataatcctaaactgagagcagtgtgatgtcaaaattaacagagcccaaaaaagaaaaaaaatagtagagtaaattgaaaacaaatgagtgtcaaaattgaggagTAATTTTCTACGGTCAAATTTTTCgtcaagaaaatatagaaaatttgacatttgtgatatttgtcaaaaatatatattaattttgacatttaattatggtgttaaaaattaaagtgtcaaaataactctattttcttgtagtgtgagTTATATACCTTCAGCCTGGTAGCAATTTGGTAGTAATTATAATCAACAGGAACCCAGAGAGCGTGTTGCCTTTGTTCTGGAATTCCATCAACTGGAAATACCTCTTCTGGTTGGTACCATATTCTGTTTAGAAGGTTATCAAATGAATCTCCCCAACTTACATTTGACATGAAATCTCCAAATTTTAGGTACCCTACGTTTCTTGTGTAGTCTCCATTTTGTTCCAAGGGTAATGTATTACTAGGCCCTTCTCCATATCTCTgcatataataacaataagGTTAAATTACTTTTTGTACagttataattttactaaatttataattaaatttttatattttaaaagattttatttagattcttacattaattttaaatttataaaacattgttattattttaaaatgtttaacTTAACAgaatatattatacatatttacTAGCTAGTAGTGtaagatgaataaaaataattttatattatttacagtaaaaaaatataattataaaattaaaattagtataaaaattcaattaaaaaattttaaaatgtagagacttaattgtaaatttaaaaaaataaataatataataatttaacctAAATNNNNCTACTCCTTCTATGTTGAAAATGCTTAAAAGAAGCTGGGTAGTAATTGCTGCATTTATCTGCAATAAATATTGGAATCACTTAAATAAAAGCGTCTAAaacttctttttaaatttttttaataattaaaatttaacacatataattgattaaaccGTATTATTTTTAAATCGTGAATCAAATTTTNNNNNNNNNNNNNNNNNNNNNNNNNNNNNNNNNNNNNNNNNNNNNNNNNNNNNNNNNNNNNNNNNNNNNNNNNNNNNNNNNNNNNNNNNNNNNNNNNNNNNNNNNNNNNNNNNNNNNNNNNNNNNNNNNNNNNNNNNNNNNNNNNNNNNNNNNNNNNNNNNNNNNNNNNNNNNNNNNNNNNNNNNNNNNNNNNNNNNNNNNNNNNNNNNNNNNNNNNNNNNNNNNNNNNNNNNNNNNNNNNNNNNNNNNNNNNNNNNNNNNNNNNNNNNNNNNNNNNNNNNNNNNNNNNNNNNNNNNNNNNNNNNNNNNNNNNNNNNNNNNNNNNNNNNNNNNNNNNNNNNNNNNNNNNNNNNNNNNNNNNNNNNNNNNNNNNNNNNNNNNNNNNNNNNNNNNNNNNNNNNNNNNNNNNNNNNNNNNNNNNNNNNNNNNNNNNNNNNNNNNNNNNNNNNNNNNNNNNNNNNNNNNNNNNNNNNNNNNNNNNNNNNNNNNNNNNNNNNNNNNNNNNNNNNNNNNNNNNNNNNNNNNNNNNNNNNNNNNNNNNNNNNNNNNNNNNNNNNNNNNNNNNNNNNNNNNNNNNNNNNNNNNNNNNNNNNNNNNNNNNNNNNNNNNNNNNNNNNNNNNNNNNNNNNNNNNNNNNNNNNNNNNNNNNNNNNNNNNNNNNNNNNNNNNNNNNNNNNNNNNNNNNNNNNNNNNNNNNNNNNNNNNNNNNNNNNNNNNNNNNNNNNNNNNNNNNNNNNNNNNNNNNNNNNNNNNNNNNNNNNNNNNNNNNNNNNNNNNNNNNNNNNNNNNNNNNNNNNNNNNNNNNNNNNNNNNNNNNNNNNNNNNNNNNNNNNNNNNNNNNNNNNNNNNNNNNNNNNNNNNNNNNNNNNNNNNNNNNNaaaaaataaaaaaaaatcttttttcattgaaaaaagatctttttttaacaaaataatggcgcCCAAACATGTACTCAATCCAGTCATGACCAATATAACAGGCTTATCGCCAATGGATCCAAAGCGGAATCTCCTTccttcattattatttattatccattaataaaaaaagaaaatgaagctAAATTGGAAATATAAATTGACAAATATTAACTATTAATACAAAAGACCTAATTAAggagaattatatatattcatgaagtttatattttcttttattcttatttatatttacctGCAAAGTCAATAATATTTTCACTCGGAGTGTAGGCTGGATTTTGAAGAAGAGGATTGAGTTCAAAAGAATTTGGTATGACCAAACCTATATAAGGCCCTTCTCCGTTGATTCTTGTGATTTCTTCTTGCAATTGAGAAGTCAGAGCACAACTAACAAATGCATTTTGGGCAttgaataacataaataatGCCCCAAGAAACATGCATAAGCATAACACTCTCCAACCCATCTTAAATTCTTTATTGATCCACAACACTCATAAAAAGagcacaacatgagaattgaaCTACTCAATTATCGGTTTTTATAGGGAAGAAAAAGTTTAGttgaatataatataaattattttttattgattgtttaAAAATTAACCTTTCACGTTGTCATTTAATTAATCgagtatttgattattttaatttaaaaattataaagctattattagaaataagagaccaagttaaaaaaaatattttgtgtattatttagtctgaagaaaaatacaatGTACAAGAGGTATATATAACTGCTAGAGGAaccaaaataataaaagcatagaatcctacaattaatatacagatactctatataaatataaatgatactAATTGATCTGATTCAATTCTAATTATTCTCTTAACATCCCCCTTCAATCTCAAATGGGAGCTAAGGATACTATCTTGAGTTTGGATAACAGAGTTCGAAAATGAGTCAGATGATGAGCCTTTGTGAAGATATCTGCAGTCTGATCCAGTGTTCCAACAGCAATGAGACGAACAACATAAATAAGGATACGTTTCCGAACAAAGTGACAATCAATCTCAATGTGTTTGGTGCGTTCATGAAACACATCATTATGGGCAATCTGAATAGCATTGCGGTTGTCACAAAAACCATCAGTTAGGGATGACTAAGAAGCACCCAAGTTTGTGAGAAGCCAACAAATCGAAATAACTTTAG harbors:
- the LOC107470731 gene encoding hexokinase-1: MWLFQTSFMVGEDVVGELTKSMQKIGLDMRVLALVNDTIGTLAGGRFYNQDVIAAVILGTGTNAAYVERANAIPKWHGPLPKSGDMVINMEWGNFRSSHLPLTEYDVAVDAESLNPGEQIFEKLISGMYLGDIVRIALLKMAEEADFFGDTVPLKLRVAFILRN